A part of Aegilops tauschii subsp. strangulata cultivar AL8/78 chromosome 2, Aet v6.0, whole genome shotgun sequence genomic DNA contains:
- the LOC109731842 gene encoding uncharacterized protein has protein sequence MAKGRNKNKSKNGAGTAAMDTSEGAPAASTAAEAPQPMDTSEGKQASSSSAALSSINRKIKKGVQPKRTKNVRKMKAVARAISKTEKSEEKVLKAKSKKSRIQSAKSLYD, from the exons ATGGCCAAGGGCCGCAACAAGAACAAGTCCAAGAATGGCGCCGGCACCGCCGCCATGGACACCTCCGAGGGCGCGCCCGCTGCATCCACCGCGGCAGAAGCCCCACAAC CGATGGATACGTCCGAGGGGAAGCAGGCGTCCTCTTCATCGGCTGCCCTCAGTTCGATCAACAG GAAAATAAAAAAGGGCGTGCAACCTAAAAGGACCAAAAATGTGAGGAAAATGAAAGCAGTTGCCAGGGCCATCTCTAAAACTGAGAAGTCCGAGGAGAAGGTCCTGAAAGCAAAAAGCAAGAAGTCAAGGATTCAGTCTGCCAAGTCTTTGTATGATTAA